A section of the Myxocyprinus asiaticus isolate MX2 ecotype Aquarium Trade chromosome 40, UBuf_Myxa_2, whole genome shotgun sequence genome encodes:
- the LOC127430577 gene encoding histone-lysine N-methyltransferase EHMT1-like isoform X1, whose translation MHRTLCGHPKSARQRHIPGLLLPSSLANGSSGQRESMKSEGTKESRSDQDEGGDEDHPEGRADPPREATKLNGTHENTDTNRTEQNLSTQGSPASAMENGLLETEPPHGSTVGSNGYILSKQKEDTPAAPHRTNWSPMGGSTLGPGTKNSPSTASSLQSSDKGSPNTDVRSGPSPTERRVETETKNSIASNTPPPVTIHRARKTMSWPASSPILKFLNRENKEPVVVKDDSVAGPEAEPPQPSPIQNHLPQSQTDATTVLTTTTAKPQTVAFMSRKKKRKMGTYSLVPKKKNKVLKQRTVLEMFQQISQSPPNHQQPKEAVHMNGERMENESDEEESEEGEDTEDDEEQPTEGGAKSSQEETRIASVSQPLIEEQESEESPDGEGEEEGDESDLSSESSLKKKWKKKVKGDNAWLRPSRKRKRKLKAKTEALSGMVSQSQSESQCSPSATAEHRKEYKEVPLDSLNLAAQEALLTSQSTGPAESTDADMVQELPLCSCRMETPKSREILTLADRKCMATESIDGQLSRCQSAVLKHEMMRPSNIVQLLVLCEDHRTGMVKHQCCPGCGFFCRAGTFMECQPEVNISHRFHRACASVLNGQNFCPHCGEEVSKAKEVTIAKADTTSTVPLTQGPCTPSTSEGKADTTTGGSTRLSVIGEGKADSTLPKPAESQDTSVSPVDSKARTAGAGTGTVTPPGPPKETLESVLLALDAEKPKKLRFHPKQLYISAKQGELQKVLLMLVDGIDPNFKMESQNKRTPLHVAAEAGHQEVCHMLVQAGANLDMCDEDQRTPLMEACENNHLDTVRYLLRAGAIVSHKDVEGSTCLHLAAKAGHFDIVQHLLSTGLIDVNFQDDGGWTAMIWATEYKHVDQVKLLLSKGADINIRDKEENICLHWAAFSGCVEIAQILMAAKCDLNAVNMHGDSPLHIASRENRLECVNLFLSRGADATQKNKEGEMPMQCCSQNSKVWSALQASKKQREANSNPTAPAEKLLNRDIARGYEKVPVPCVNAVDSEPCPDNYKYVPDSCVTSPMNIDKNITHLQYCVCKDDCSSASCMCGQLSLRCWYDQENRLLPEFCSEEPPLIFECNHACSCWRTCKNRVVQNGLRIRLQLFRTKKMGWGVKTLQDIPQGTFVCEYVGEIISDTEADVRENDSYLFSLDSKVGDMYCVDARFYGNISRFINHHCEPNLFACRVFTSHQDLRFPHIAFFASKNITAGDELGFDYGDHFWDVKGKQFSCQCGSSKCKHSAAAIAQRQADSTPGHQQPSTLPDTSSSTPSSPS comes from the exons CCCTCCAGTTTGGCCAATGGGAGTTCGGGCCAGAGGGAATCCATGAAGTCTGAGGGCACGAAAGAGTCTCGAAGTGATCAAGATGAGG GAGGTGATGAAGATCACCCTGAAGGGCGAGCAGACCCTCCCAGAGAGGCCACAAAGCTGAATGGGACCCATgaaaatacagatacaaatagaactgaacagaacctctCCACACAAGGGTCACCAGCCTCAGCCATGGAGAATGGACTATTAGAGACTGAGCCACCACACGGCTCCACAGTTGGCAGCAATGGATATATTCTAAGCAAACAGAAGGAAGACACACCAGCTGCCCCACACAGGACTAACTGGTCCCCTATGGGGGGTTCCACATTGGGGCCTGGGACTAAAAACTCACCATCTACAGCTTCTTCGTTGCAATCGTCAGATAAAGGCTCGCCGAACACAGACGTAAGGTCAGGACCGAGCCCAACAGAGAGACGAGTGGAAACGGAGACTAAAAACAGCATAGCATCAAACACGCCCCCGCCTGTAACGATACATCGTGCACGCAAGACTATGTCATGGCCAGCCTCAAGCCCAATCCTAAAG TTTTTAAATAGGGAAAATAAGGAGCCAGTTGTGGTGAAAGATGACAGCGTGGCTGGACCAGAGGCAGAGCCGCCTCAACCATCTCCAATTCAGAATCACCTACCTCAAAGCCAAACTGATGCCACAACTGTACTGACCACAACAACAGCCAAGCCACAAACAG taGCATTCATGtcaagaaagaaaaagaggaagatgGGGACATACAGTCTTGTGCCCAAGAAGAAAAACAAAGTCTTGAAACAACGCACAGTTCTGGAGATGTTTCAGCAAATCTCCCAGTCTCCACCAAACCATCAG CAGCCAAAGGAAGCAGTACACATGAATGGAGAGAGAATGGAGAATGAGTCTGATGAAGAGGAGTCAGAGGAAGGAGAAGACACAGAGGATGATGAAGAACAGCCCACAGAGGGTGGAGCCAAATCTTCTCAGGAGGAAACCAGGATAGCTTCAGTTTCTCAG CCTCTTATTGAAGAACAGGAGTCTGAGGAGTCACCAGATGGTGAGGGTGAAGAGGAAGGGGACGAATCAGACTTG AGTTCAGAGTCTAGCTTGAAGAAGAAATGGAAGAAGAAAGTCAAGGGAGACAATGCTTGGCTCAGACCATCCAGGAAACGCAAGAGGAAATTAAAAGCCAAGACAGAAGCACTCTCTG GAATGGTGTCCCAGTCTCAATCAGAAAGCCAGTGCTCACCATCAGCCACTGCTGAGCACAGGAAAGAGTATAAAGAGGTCCCACTAGACTCCCTCAATCTGGCGGCACAGGAAGCCTTACTGACATCTCAGAGCACAG GACCAGCGGAGAGCACAGACGCTGACATGGTGCAAGAACTACCCCTTTGTAGCTGCCGAATGGAGACACCCAAGAGCAGAGAGATCCTCACCCTGGCGGACAGGAAGTGCATGGCAACTGAAAGCATTGACGGCCAG CTGAGCCGATGTCAGAGCGCAGTTCTAAAGCACGAGATGATGAGGCCTTCAAACATTGTCCAACTGCTGGTTCTGTGTGAGGACCATCGCACAGGCATGGTCAAACATCAGTGCTGCCCAGGCTGTGGCTTCTTTTGCAGAGCC GGTACCTTCATGGAATGTCAGCCAGAGGTGAATATCTCCCACCGTTTTCATCGGGCCTGTGCCTCGGTTCTGAATGGTCAgaacttttgtccacactgtgGAGAGGAGGTCAGCAAGGCCAAGGAGGTCACCATTGCCAAGGCTGATACAACCTCAACTGTGCCTCTCACCCAAGGCCCCTGCACCCCCAGCACCTCAGAGGGCAAAGCAGACACCACTACTGGAGG GTCCACTCGTCTCTCAGTGATTGGGGAGGGCAAAGCCGACAGCACCTTGCCCAAACCTGCAGAATCACAGGACACATCTGTGTCCCCTGTTGACTCCAAAGCAAGGACAGCAGGAGCAGGAACTGGTACTGTAACTCCACCAGGACCACCTAAAGAGACTCTGGAAAGTGTCCTGCTGGCTCTAGATGCAGAGAA ACCCAAGAAGCTTCGGTTCCACCCAAAACAACTGTACATTTCTGCCAAACAAGGGGAGCTGCAGAAGGTTTTACTGATGTTGG TGGATGGGATTGACCCCAACTTTAAGATGGAGAGTCAGAATAAACGCACACCACTCCATGTAGCAGCCGAGGCTGGTCATCAGGAGGTCTGTCACATGCTGGTACAG GCTGGCGCAAACCTTGACATGTGTGATGAGGACCAGCGGACGCCCCTGATGGAGGCCTGTGAGAACAACCACCTGGACACAGTGCGCTACCTGCTGCGGGCTGGAGCCATTGTCTCTCATAAG GATGTTGAAGGCTCAACATGTCTTCATCTTGCTGCTAAGGCTGGGCATTTTGACATTGTACAACATCTGCTGTCTACAGGCCTTATAGATGTTAATTTTCAG GATGATGGAGGTTGGACAGCCATGATTTGGGCCACAGAGTATAAGCATGTAGACCAAGTGAAGCTCTTGCTCTCCAAAGGGGCTGACATCAACATCAGAGACAAG GAGGAAAATATCTGTCTGCACTGGGCGGCGTTCTCCGGCTGTGTTGAGATAGCCCAGATCCTGATGGCTGCCAAGTGTGACCTCAACGCAGTCAATATGCACGGAGACTCGCCGTTGCACATAGCATCGCGAGAGAACCGGCTCGAATGTGTCAA TTTGTTTCTGTCACGGGGGGCTGACGCAACCCAGAAGAATAAAGAGGGAGAGATGCCCATGCAGTGCTGCAGCCAGAACTCGAAGGTTTGGAGCGCTCTGCAAGCTAGCAAGAAGCAGAGAGAAGCTAACAGCAACCCGACGGCCCCTGCAGAGAAGCTCCTCAACAG GGACATTGCCAGAGGCTACGAGAAAGTCCCCGTCCCGTGCGTGAACGCGGTGGACAGCGAACCCTGTCCTGACAACTACAAATATGTCCCTGATAGCTGTGTGACTTCCCCAATGAACATCGACAAAAACATAACTCACTTGCAG TACTGTGTTTGTAAGGACGACTGCTCTTCAGCTAGCTGCATGTGTGGCCAACTCAGCTTACGTTGCTGGTATGATCAA GAGAACCGCCTGTTGCCTGAGTTCTGCAGTGAGGAACCGCCTCTTATCTTTGAGTGTAACCATGCCTGCTCCTGCTGGAGAACCTGCAAGAACCGTGTAGTACAGAACGGACTGAG GATAAGACTGCAGCTGTTCAGGACAAAGAAGATGGGATGGGGTGTCAAGACGTTACAAGATATCCCGCAAGGAACTTTTGTTTGCGA ATACGTGGGTGAGATCATCTCTGACACCGAGGCAGATGTCAGAGAGAATGACTCCTATCTTTTCAGTCTGGACAGCAAG GTGGGTGATATGTACTGTGTTGATGCCCGATTCTACGGTAACATCAGCCGCTTCATAAACCATCACTGTGAGCCCAATCTGTTTGCCTGCCGAGTGTTCACCTCTCACCAGGACCTCAGGTTTCCTCACATCGCGTTCTTCGCCAGCAAGAACATCACCGCCGGAGACGAACTTGG
- the LOC127430577 gene encoding histone-lysine N-methyltransferase EHMT1-like isoform X4, with amino-acid sequence MHRTLCGHPKSARQRHIPGLLLPSSLANGSSGQRESMKSEGTKESRSDQDEGGDEDHPEGRADPPREATKLNGTHENTDTNRTEQNLSTQGSPASAMENGLLETEPPHGSTVGSNGYILSKQKEDTPAAPHRTNWSPMGGSTLGPGTKNSPSTASSLQSSDKGSPNTDVRSGPSPTERRVETETKNSIASNTPPPVTIHRARKTMSWPASSPILKFLNRENKEPVVVKDDSVAGPEAEPPQPSPIQNHLPQSQTDATTVLTTTTAKPQTVAFMSRKKKRKMGTYSLVPKKKNKVLKQRTVLEMFQQISQSPPNHQQPKEAVHMNGERMENESDEEESEEGEDTEDDEEQPTEGGAKSSQEETRIASVSQESEESPDGEGEEEGDESDLSSESSLKKKWKKKVKGDNAWLRPSRKRKRKLKAKTEALSGMVSQSQSESQCSPSATAEHRKEYKEVPLDSLNLAAQEALLTSQSTGPAESTDADMVQELPLCSCRMETPKSREILTLADRKCMATESIDGQLSRCQSAVLKHEMMRPSNIVQLLVLCEDHRTGMVKHQCCPGCGFFCRAGTFMECQPEVNISHRFHRACASVLNGQNFCPHCGEEVSKAKEVTIAKADTTSTVPLTQGPCTPSTSEGKADTTTGGSTRLSVIGEGKADSTLPKPAESQDTSVSPVDSKARTAGAGTGTVTPPGPPKETLESVLLALDAEKPKKLRFHPKQLYISAKQGELQKVLLMLVDGIDPNFKMESQNKRTPLHVAAEAGHQEVCHMLVQAGANLDMCDEDQRTPLMEACENNHLDTVRYLLRAGAIVSHKDVEGSTCLHLAAKAGHFDIVQHLLSTGLIDVNFQDDGGWTAMIWATEYKHVDQVKLLLSKGADINIRDKEENICLHWAAFSGCVEIAQILMAAKCDLNAVNMHGDSPLHIASRENRLECVNLFLSRGADATQKNKEGEMPMQCCSQNSKVWSALQASKKQREANSNPTAPAEKLLNRDIARGYEKVPVPCVNAVDSEPCPDNYKYVPDSCVTSPMNIDKNITHLQYCVCKDDCSSASCMCGQLSLRCWYDQENRLLPEFCSEEPPLIFECNHACSCWRTCKNRVVQNGLRIRLQLFRTKKMGWGVKTLQDIPQGTFVCEYVGEIISDTEADVRENDSYLFSLDSKVGDMYCVDARFYGNISRFINHHCEPNLFACRVFTSHQDLRFPHIAFFASKNITAGDELGFDYGDHFWDVKGKQFSCQCGSSKCKHSAAAIAQRQADSTPGHQQPSTLPDTSSSTPSSPS; translated from the exons CCCTCCAGTTTGGCCAATGGGAGTTCGGGCCAGAGGGAATCCATGAAGTCTGAGGGCACGAAAGAGTCTCGAAGTGATCAAGATGAGG GAGGTGATGAAGATCACCCTGAAGGGCGAGCAGACCCTCCCAGAGAGGCCACAAAGCTGAATGGGACCCATgaaaatacagatacaaatagaactgaacagaacctctCCACACAAGGGTCACCAGCCTCAGCCATGGAGAATGGACTATTAGAGACTGAGCCACCACACGGCTCCACAGTTGGCAGCAATGGATATATTCTAAGCAAACAGAAGGAAGACACACCAGCTGCCCCACACAGGACTAACTGGTCCCCTATGGGGGGTTCCACATTGGGGCCTGGGACTAAAAACTCACCATCTACAGCTTCTTCGTTGCAATCGTCAGATAAAGGCTCGCCGAACACAGACGTAAGGTCAGGACCGAGCCCAACAGAGAGACGAGTGGAAACGGAGACTAAAAACAGCATAGCATCAAACACGCCCCCGCCTGTAACGATACATCGTGCACGCAAGACTATGTCATGGCCAGCCTCAAGCCCAATCCTAAAG TTTTTAAATAGGGAAAATAAGGAGCCAGTTGTGGTGAAAGATGACAGCGTGGCTGGACCAGAGGCAGAGCCGCCTCAACCATCTCCAATTCAGAATCACCTACCTCAAAGCCAAACTGATGCCACAACTGTACTGACCACAACAACAGCCAAGCCACAAACAG taGCATTCATGtcaagaaagaaaaagaggaagatgGGGACATACAGTCTTGTGCCCAAGAAGAAAAACAAAGTCTTGAAACAACGCACAGTTCTGGAGATGTTTCAGCAAATCTCCCAGTCTCCACCAAACCATCAG CAGCCAAAGGAAGCAGTACACATGAATGGAGAGAGAATGGAGAATGAGTCTGATGAAGAGGAGTCAGAGGAAGGAGAAGACACAGAGGATGATGAAGAACAGCCCACAGAGGGTGGAGCCAAATCTTCTCAGGAGGAAACCAGGATAGCTTCAGTTTCTCAG GAGTCTGAGGAGTCACCAGATGGTGAGGGTGAAGAGGAAGGGGACGAATCAGACTTG AGTTCAGAGTCTAGCTTGAAGAAGAAATGGAAGAAGAAAGTCAAGGGAGACAATGCTTGGCTCAGACCATCCAGGAAACGCAAGAGGAAATTAAAAGCCAAGACAGAAGCACTCTCTG GAATGGTGTCCCAGTCTCAATCAGAAAGCCAGTGCTCACCATCAGCCACTGCTGAGCACAGGAAAGAGTATAAAGAGGTCCCACTAGACTCCCTCAATCTGGCGGCACAGGAAGCCTTACTGACATCTCAGAGCACAG GACCAGCGGAGAGCACAGACGCTGACATGGTGCAAGAACTACCCCTTTGTAGCTGCCGAATGGAGACACCCAAGAGCAGAGAGATCCTCACCCTGGCGGACAGGAAGTGCATGGCAACTGAAAGCATTGACGGCCAG CTGAGCCGATGTCAGAGCGCAGTTCTAAAGCACGAGATGATGAGGCCTTCAAACATTGTCCAACTGCTGGTTCTGTGTGAGGACCATCGCACAGGCATGGTCAAACATCAGTGCTGCCCAGGCTGTGGCTTCTTTTGCAGAGCC GGTACCTTCATGGAATGTCAGCCAGAGGTGAATATCTCCCACCGTTTTCATCGGGCCTGTGCCTCGGTTCTGAATGGTCAgaacttttgtccacactgtgGAGAGGAGGTCAGCAAGGCCAAGGAGGTCACCATTGCCAAGGCTGATACAACCTCAACTGTGCCTCTCACCCAAGGCCCCTGCACCCCCAGCACCTCAGAGGGCAAAGCAGACACCACTACTGGAGG GTCCACTCGTCTCTCAGTGATTGGGGAGGGCAAAGCCGACAGCACCTTGCCCAAACCTGCAGAATCACAGGACACATCTGTGTCCCCTGTTGACTCCAAAGCAAGGACAGCAGGAGCAGGAACTGGTACTGTAACTCCACCAGGACCACCTAAAGAGACTCTGGAAAGTGTCCTGCTGGCTCTAGATGCAGAGAA ACCCAAGAAGCTTCGGTTCCACCCAAAACAACTGTACATTTCTGCCAAACAAGGGGAGCTGCAGAAGGTTTTACTGATGTTGG TGGATGGGATTGACCCCAACTTTAAGATGGAGAGTCAGAATAAACGCACACCACTCCATGTAGCAGCCGAGGCTGGTCATCAGGAGGTCTGTCACATGCTGGTACAG GCTGGCGCAAACCTTGACATGTGTGATGAGGACCAGCGGACGCCCCTGATGGAGGCCTGTGAGAACAACCACCTGGACACAGTGCGCTACCTGCTGCGGGCTGGAGCCATTGTCTCTCATAAG GATGTTGAAGGCTCAACATGTCTTCATCTTGCTGCTAAGGCTGGGCATTTTGACATTGTACAACATCTGCTGTCTACAGGCCTTATAGATGTTAATTTTCAG GATGATGGAGGTTGGACAGCCATGATTTGGGCCACAGAGTATAAGCATGTAGACCAAGTGAAGCTCTTGCTCTCCAAAGGGGCTGACATCAACATCAGAGACAAG GAGGAAAATATCTGTCTGCACTGGGCGGCGTTCTCCGGCTGTGTTGAGATAGCCCAGATCCTGATGGCTGCCAAGTGTGACCTCAACGCAGTCAATATGCACGGAGACTCGCCGTTGCACATAGCATCGCGAGAGAACCGGCTCGAATGTGTCAA TTTGTTTCTGTCACGGGGGGCTGACGCAACCCAGAAGAATAAAGAGGGAGAGATGCCCATGCAGTGCTGCAGCCAGAACTCGAAGGTTTGGAGCGCTCTGCAAGCTAGCAAGAAGCAGAGAGAAGCTAACAGCAACCCGACGGCCCCTGCAGAGAAGCTCCTCAACAG GGACATTGCCAGAGGCTACGAGAAAGTCCCCGTCCCGTGCGTGAACGCGGTGGACAGCGAACCCTGTCCTGACAACTACAAATATGTCCCTGATAGCTGTGTGACTTCCCCAATGAACATCGACAAAAACATAACTCACTTGCAG TACTGTGTTTGTAAGGACGACTGCTCTTCAGCTAGCTGCATGTGTGGCCAACTCAGCTTACGTTGCTGGTATGATCAA GAGAACCGCCTGTTGCCTGAGTTCTGCAGTGAGGAACCGCCTCTTATCTTTGAGTGTAACCATGCCTGCTCCTGCTGGAGAACCTGCAAGAACCGTGTAGTACAGAACGGACTGAG GATAAGACTGCAGCTGTTCAGGACAAAGAAGATGGGATGGGGTGTCAAGACGTTACAAGATATCCCGCAAGGAACTTTTGTTTGCGA ATACGTGGGTGAGATCATCTCTGACACCGAGGCAGATGTCAGAGAGAATGACTCCTATCTTTTCAGTCTGGACAGCAAG GTGGGTGATATGTACTGTGTTGATGCCCGATTCTACGGTAACATCAGCCGCTTCATAAACCATCACTGTGAGCCCAATCTGTTTGCCTGCCGAGTGTTCACCTCTCACCAGGACCTCAGGTTTCCTCACATCGCGTTCTTCGCCAGCAAGAACATCACCGCCGGAGACGAACTTGG
- the LOC127430577 gene encoding histone-lysine N-methyltransferase EHMT1-like isoform X2, giving the protein MHRTLCGHPKSARQRHIPGLLLPSSLANGSSGQRESMKSEGTKESRSDQDEGGDEDHPEGRADPPREATKLNGTHENTDTNRTEQNLSTQGSPASAMENGLLETEPPHGSTVGSNGYILSKQKEDTPAAPHRTNWSPMGGSTLGPGTKNSPSTASSLQSSDKGSPNTDVRSGPSPTERRVETETKNSIASNTPPPVTIHRARKTMSWPASSPILKFLNRENKEPVVVKDDSVAGPEAEPPQPSPIQNHLPQSQTDATTVLTTTTAKPQTVAFMSRKKKRKMGTYSLVPKKKNKVLKQRTVLEMFQQISQSPPNHQPKEAVHMNGERMENESDEEESEEGEDTEDDEEQPTEGGAKSSQEETRIASVSQPLIEEQESEESPDGEGEEEGDESDLSSESSLKKKWKKKVKGDNAWLRPSRKRKRKLKAKTEALSGMVSQSQSESQCSPSATAEHRKEYKEVPLDSLNLAAQEALLTSQSTGPAESTDADMVQELPLCSCRMETPKSREILTLADRKCMATESIDGQLSRCQSAVLKHEMMRPSNIVQLLVLCEDHRTGMVKHQCCPGCGFFCRAGTFMECQPEVNISHRFHRACASVLNGQNFCPHCGEEVSKAKEVTIAKADTTSTVPLTQGPCTPSTSEGKADTTTGGSTRLSVIGEGKADSTLPKPAESQDTSVSPVDSKARTAGAGTGTVTPPGPPKETLESVLLALDAEKPKKLRFHPKQLYISAKQGELQKVLLMLVDGIDPNFKMESQNKRTPLHVAAEAGHQEVCHMLVQAGANLDMCDEDQRTPLMEACENNHLDTVRYLLRAGAIVSHKDVEGSTCLHLAAKAGHFDIVQHLLSTGLIDVNFQDDGGWTAMIWATEYKHVDQVKLLLSKGADINIRDKEENICLHWAAFSGCVEIAQILMAAKCDLNAVNMHGDSPLHIASRENRLECVNLFLSRGADATQKNKEGEMPMQCCSQNSKVWSALQASKKQREANSNPTAPAEKLLNRDIARGYEKVPVPCVNAVDSEPCPDNYKYVPDSCVTSPMNIDKNITHLQYCVCKDDCSSASCMCGQLSLRCWYDQENRLLPEFCSEEPPLIFECNHACSCWRTCKNRVVQNGLRIRLQLFRTKKMGWGVKTLQDIPQGTFVCEYVGEIISDTEADVRENDSYLFSLDSKVGDMYCVDARFYGNISRFINHHCEPNLFACRVFTSHQDLRFPHIAFFASKNITAGDELGFDYGDHFWDVKGKQFSCQCGSSKCKHSAAAIAQRQADSTPGHQQPSTLPDTSSSTPSSPS; this is encoded by the exons CCCTCCAGTTTGGCCAATGGGAGTTCGGGCCAGAGGGAATCCATGAAGTCTGAGGGCACGAAAGAGTCTCGAAGTGATCAAGATGAGG GAGGTGATGAAGATCACCCTGAAGGGCGAGCAGACCCTCCCAGAGAGGCCACAAAGCTGAATGGGACCCATgaaaatacagatacaaatagaactgaacagaacctctCCACACAAGGGTCACCAGCCTCAGCCATGGAGAATGGACTATTAGAGACTGAGCCACCACACGGCTCCACAGTTGGCAGCAATGGATATATTCTAAGCAAACAGAAGGAAGACACACCAGCTGCCCCACACAGGACTAACTGGTCCCCTATGGGGGGTTCCACATTGGGGCCTGGGACTAAAAACTCACCATCTACAGCTTCTTCGTTGCAATCGTCAGATAAAGGCTCGCCGAACACAGACGTAAGGTCAGGACCGAGCCCAACAGAGAGACGAGTGGAAACGGAGACTAAAAACAGCATAGCATCAAACACGCCCCCGCCTGTAACGATACATCGTGCACGCAAGACTATGTCATGGCCAGCCTCAAGCCCAATCCTAAAG TTTTTAAATAGGGAAAATAAGGAGCCAGTTGTGGTGAAAGATGACAGCGTGGCTGGACCAGAGGCAGAGCCGCCTCAACCATCTCCAATTCAGAATCACCTACCTCAAAGCCAAACTGATGCCACAACTGTACTGACCACAACAACAGCCAAGCCACAAACAG taGCATTCATGtcaagaaagaaaaagaggaagatgGGGACATACAGTCTTGTGCCCAAGAAGAAAAACAAAGTCTTGAAACAACGCACAGTTCTGGAGATGTTTCAGCAAATCTCCCAGTCTCCACCAAACCATCAG CCAAAGGAAGCAGTACACATGAATGGAGAGAGAATGGAGAATGAGTCTGATGAAGAGGAGTCAGAGGAAGGAGAAGACACAGAGGATGATGAAGAACAGCCCACAGAGGGTGGAGCCAAATCTTCTCAGGAGGAAACCAGGATAGCTTCAGTTTCTCAG CCTCTTATTGAAGAACAGGAGTCTGAGGAGTCACCAGATGGTGAGGGTGAAGAGGAAGGGGACGAATCAGACTTG AGTTCAGAGTCTAGCTTGAAGAAGAAATGGAAGAAGAAAGTCAAGGGAGACAATGCTTGGCTCAGACCATCCAGGAAACGCAAGAGGAAATTAAAAGCCAAGACAGAAGCACTCTCTG GAATGGTGTCCCAGTCTCAATCAGAAAGCCAGTGCTCACCATCAGCCACTGCTGAGCACAGGAAAGAGTATAAAGAGGTCCCACTAGACTCCCTCAATCTGGCGGCACAGGAAGCCTTACTGACATCTCAGAGCACAG GACCAGCGGAGAGCACAGACGCTGACATGGTGCAAGAACTACCCCTTTGTAGCTGCCGAATGGAGACACCCAAGAGCAGAGAGATCCTCACCCTGGCGGACAGGAAGTGCATGGCAACTGAAAGCATTGACGGCCAG CTGAGCCGATGTCAGAGCGCAGTTCTAAAGCACGAGATGATGAGGCCTTCAAACATTGTCCAACTGCTGGTTCTGTGTGAGGACCATCGCACAGGCATGGTCAAACATCAGTGCTGCCCAGGCTGTGGCTTCTTTTGCAGAGCC GGTACCTTCATGGAATGTCAGCCAGAGGTGAATATCTCCCACCGTTTTCATCGGGCCTGTGCCTCGGTTCTGAATGGTCAgaacttttgtccacactgtgGAGAGGAGGTCAGCAAGGCCAAGGAGGTCACCATTGCCAAGGCTGATACAACCTCAACTGTGCCTCTCACCCAAGGCCCCTGCACCCCCAGCACCTCAGAGGGCAAAGCAGACACCACTACTGGAGG GTCCACTCGTCTCTCAGTGATTGGGGAGGGCAAAGCCGACAGCACCTTGCCCAAACCTGCAGAATCACAGGACACATCTGTGTCCCCTGTTGACTCCAAAGCAAGGACAGCAGGAGCAGGAACTGGTACTGTAACTCCACCAGGACCACCTAAAGAGACTCTGGAAAGTGTCCTGCTGGCTCTAGATGCAGAGAA ACCCAAGAAGCTTCGGTTCCACCCAAAACAACTGTACATTTCTGCCAAACAAGGGGAGCTGCAGAAGGTTTTACTGATGTTGG TGGATGGGATTGACCCCAACTTTAAGATGGAGAGTCAGAATAAACGCACACCACTCCATGTAGCAGCCGAGGCTGGTCATCAGGAGGTCTGTCACATGCTGGTACAG GCTGGCGCAAACCTTGACATGTGTGATGAGGACCAGCGGACGCCCCTGATGGAGGCCTGTGAGAACAACCACCTGGACACAGTGCGCTACCTGCTGCGGGCTGGAGCCATTGTCTCTCATAAG GATGTTGAAGGCTCAACATGTCTTCATCTTGCTGCTAAGGCTGGGCATTTTGACATTGTACAACATCTGCTGTCTACAGGCCTTATAGATGTTAATTTTCAG GATGATGGAGGTTGGACAGCCATGATTTGGGCCACAGAGTATAAGCATGTAGACCAAGTGAAGCTCTTGCTCTCCAAAGGGGCTGACATCAACATCAGAGACAAG GAGGAAAATATCTGTCTGCACTGGGCGGCGTTCTCCGGCTGTGTTGAGATAGCCCAGATCCTGATGGCTGCCAAGTGTGACCTCAACGCAGTCAATATGCACGGAGACTCGCCGTTGCACATAGCATCGCGAGAGAACCGGCTCGAATGTGTCAA TTTGTTTCTGTCACGGGGGGCTGACGCAACCCAGAAGAATAAAGAGGGAGAGATGCCCATGCAGTGCTGCAGCCAGAACTCGAAGGTTTGGAGCGCTCTGCAAGCTAGCAAGAAGCAGAGAGAAGCTAACAGCAACCCGACGGCCCCTGCAGAGAAGCTCCTCAACAG GGACATTGCCAGAGGCTACGAGAAAGTCCCCGTCCCGTGCGTGAACGCGGTGGACAGCGAACCCTGTCCTGACAACTACAAATATGTCCCTGATAGCTGTGTGACTTCCCCAATGAACATCGACAAAAACATAACTCACTTGCAG TACTGTGTTTGTAAGGACGACTGCTCTTCAGCTAGCTGCATGTGTGGCCAACTCAGCTTACGTTGCTGGTATGATCAA GAGAACCGCCTGTTGCCTGAGTTCTGCAGTGAGGAACCGCCTCTTATCTTTGAGTGTAACCATGCCTGCTCCTGCTGGAGAACCTGCAAGAACCGTGTAGTACAGAACGGACTGAG GATAAGACTGCAGCTGTTCAGGACAAAGAAGATGGGATGGGGTGTCAAGACGTTACAAGATATCCCGCAAGGAACTTTTGTTTGCGA ATACGTGGGTGAGATCATCTCTGACACCGAGGCAGATGTCAGAGAGAATGACTCCTATCTTTTCAGTCTGGACAGCAAG GTGGGTGATATGTACTGTGTTGATGCCCGATTCTACGGTAACATCAGCCGCTTCATAAACCATCACTGTGAGCCCAATCTGTTTGCCTGCCGAGTGTTCACCTCTCACCAGGACCTCAGGTTTCCTCACATCGCGTTCTTCGCCAGCAAGAACATCACCGCCGGAGACGAACTTGG